In Microbacterium sp. SLBN-146, one genomic interval encodes:
- a CDS encoding RNA helicase: protein MTLLSLVDGADPDAVYDAFVEWASGRGLALYPAQDEAVMELVSGANVVLSTPTGTGKSLVAVAAHAASLARGGRTYYTAPIKALVSEKFFALTEIFGAENVGMVTGDSAVNPDAPIVCCTAEILANIALRQGADAAIDQVVMDEFHYYGDPERGWAWQVPLLLLERAQFLLMSATLGDVTPIAEDLTRRTGRPTALVTGVERPVPLHFSYSREPVQEVVQKLLDDREIPIYIVHFSQAAALERAQALINTKIASREQRDAIAEAIGGFRFTTGFGKTLSRLVRAGIGVHHAGMLPRYRRLVETLAQRGLLKVICGTDTLGVGINVPIRTVIVTALAKFDGERMRQLSAREFHQVAGRAGRAGYDTYGNVIVMAPEWEIENAVALRKAGDDAAKRKKIVRKKAPQGVVNWGEGSYERLIAASPEPLVPHLQLTAAMLINIIGRGGDVFANVRSLVFDNHEPRARQYELARRAIAIYRTLVTAGIVQSSGTFDDSGAPRIFLTVDLQPNFALNQPLSPFALAAIGLLEPDDAVGGGIGTGHYALDVVSIIEATLDDPRAILSQQEYRARGEAVGAMKREGIEYDERMALLEDITYPKPLEELLAQAFETFASSQPWVRDFELSPKSVVRDMYERAMSFAEFVSFYQLSRSEGLVLRYLSDAYRAVRQTVPAEARTTELDDIVEWLGELVRQVDSSLVDEWAALIDPAAATDEPVVPPAPPSILTNRRAFTVLVRNELFRRIQLAAQQDDDALVALDPDIDWPERLDAYYDDHDVILTGGSARSPRLCAIDESGEGVWRVEQTIDDPAGDHDWRIRAEVDLAASVEEGTAIVRVTDVVRL from the coding sequence GTGACCCTTCTCTCTCTCGTCGACGGCGCCGACCCCGATGCCGTCTACGACGCGTTCGTGGAGTGGGCCTCCGGACGCGGTCTCGCCCTGTATCCGGCGCAGGACGAAGCGGTCATGGAACTCGTCTCGGGGGCCAACGTCGTCCTCTCGACGCCGACGGGCACGGGAAAGTCCCTCGTCGCGGTCGCCGCCCACGCGGCATCCCTCGCCCGTGGCGGCCGGACGTACTACACGGCCCCCATCAAGGCCCTCGTCAGCGAGAAGTTCTTCGCGCTGACCGAGATCTTCGGTGCCGAGAATGTCGGCATGGTGACGGGCGACTCCGCGGTGAACCCCGACGCGCCCATCGTGTGCTGCACCGCCGAGATCCTCGCGAACATCGCGCTCCGGCAAGGGGCGGATGCCGCGATCGACCAGGTCGTGATGGACGAGTTCCACTACTACGGCGACCCGGAACGAGGATGGGCGTGGCAGGTGCCGCTCCTCCTCCTCGAGCGCGCGCAGTTCCTTCTCATGTCGGCGACCCTCGGCGACGTCACGCCGATCGCGGAAGACCTCACGCGTCGTACAGGCCGCCCCACGGCGCTCGTGACGGGGGTCGAACGGCCCGTGCCCCTCCACTTCTCCTACTCTCGCGAGCCCGTGCAGGAGGTCGTGCAGAAACTCCTCGACGACCGCGAGATCCCCATCTACATCGTGCACTTCTCGCAGGCGGCGGCCCTCGAACGGGCGCAGGCGCTCATCAACACCAAGATCGCGTCGCGGGAGCAGCGCGACGCGATCGCCGAGGCGATCGGCGGCTTCCGCTTCACGACGGGCTTCGGCAAGACGCTCTCGCGCCTCGTCCGCGCGGGCATCGGCGTGCACCACGCGGGCATGCTGCCGCGCTACCGGCGCCTCGTCGAGACCCTCGCGCAGCGCGGCCTGCTGAAGGTCATCTGCGGTACCGACACGCTCGGCGTCGGCATCAACGTGCCGATCCGCACCGTCATCGTCACGGCCCTGGCGAAGTTCGACGGGGAGCGGATGCGGCAGCTCAGCGCCCGCGAGTTCCACCAGGTCGCCGGCCGCGCCGGCCGCGCCGGGTATGACACGTACGGAAACGTCATCGTGATGGCGCCGGAGTGGGAGATCGAGAACGCCGTCGCGCTCCGCAAGGCGGGCGACGACGCGGCCAAGCGCAAGAAGATCGTGCGGAAGAAGGCCCCGCAGGGTGTCGTCAACTGGGGTGAGGGATCGTACGAACGCCTCATCGCGGCATCCCCCGAACCGCTCGTACCGCACCTGCAGCTCACCGCAGCGATGCTCATCAACATCATCGGGCGCGGGGGCGACGTCTTCGCCAACGTCCGCTCGCTCGTGTTCGACAACCACGAGCCGCGTGCTCGTCAGTACGAACTCGCCCGGCGGGCGATCGCGATCTACCGCACGCTCGTGACGGCCGGGATCGTGCAGTCGTCCGGCACGTTCGACGACAGCGGCGCACCGCGGATCTTCCTGACGGTCGACCTGCAGCCGAACTTCGCGCTCAACCAGCCTCTCTCGCCGTTCGCCCTCGCCGCCATCGGTCTGCTCGAGCCGGACGACGCGGTCGGGGGCGGGATCGGCACGGGCCACTACGCCCTCGACGTCGTGAGCATCATCGAAGCGACCCTCGACGATCCGCGCGCGATCCTCTCTCAGCAGGAGTACCGCGCCCGTGGCGAGGCCGTGGGGGCCATGAAGCGCGAGGGCATCGAGTACGACGAGCGGATGGCCCTCCTCGAGGACATCACGTACCCGAAGCCTCTCGAAGAGCTGCTCGCGCAGGCTTTCGAGACGTTCGCGTCGTCGCAGCCGTGGGTGCGCGACTTCGAGCTGTCGCCCAAGTCGGTCGTCCGCGACATGTACGAGCGGGCGATGTCGTTCGCCGAGTTCGTGTCGTTCTACCAGCTGTCGCGGAGCGAGGGCCTCGTCCTGCGCTACCTCTCGGATGCCTACCGCGCGGTGCGACAGACGGTGCCCGCCGAGGCCCGCACGACAGAGCTCGACGACATCGTCGAGTGGCTCGGTGAACTCGTGCGGCAGGTCGACTCGTCGCTCGTGGACGAGTGGGCGGCCCTCATCGACCCCGCCGCCGCGACCGACGAACCCGTCGTCCCGCCCGCGCCCCCGTCGATCCTCACCAATCGGCGGGCGTTCACGGTGCTCGTGCGCAACGAGCTCTTCCGGCGCATCCAGCTCGCGGCTCAGCAGGACGACGACGCCCTCGTCGCCCTCGACCCCGACATCGACTGGCCCGAGCGCCTCGACGCGTACTACGACGACCACGACGTCATCCTCACGGGCGGCTCCGCCCGCTCTCCGCGCCTGTGCGCGATCGACGAGTCGGGCGAGGGCGTATGGCGGGTCGAGCAGACGATCGACGATCCCGCGGGCGACCACGACTGGCGCATCCGCGCGGAGGTCGACCTCGCGGCATCTGTCGAAGAGGGAACCGCCATCGTCCGCGTGACCGACGTCGTCCGCCTCTAG
- a CDS encoding DUF1697 domain-containing protein, with the protein MTTYLAFLRAINLGSKRVFPKDDIRRVVTDAGFAGVQTHINTGNVRFDSAMRSRARIEEALERAFSADRGFDVPTIVFSTAEFASIASDAAELAAARPGLARHYVYLLKEEPPTSIAHEIEATSSEAGEMIVRGRAAHALLGEGYQDGVVDPLRAAKLLGVATNRNATVIAALAAKWC; encoded by the coding sequence GTGACGACGTACCTCGCCTTTCTGCGTGCGATCAACCTGGGATCGAAGCGGGTGTTCCCGAAGGACGACATCCGCCGGGTCGTGACGGATGCCGGTTTCGCCGGCGTGCAGACGCACATCAACACCGGAAACGTGCGATTCGACTCCGCCATGCGCTCTCGGGCACGCATCGAGGAGGCGCTCGAGCGCGCATTCTCCGCCGACCGCGGCTTCGACGTGCCGACGATCGTCTTCTCGACGGCCGAGTTCGCCTCGATCGCATCGGATGCCGCGGAGCTCGCCGCCGCACGACCCGGCCTCGCGCGGCACTACGTGTACTTGCTCAAGGAGGAGCCGCCGACCTCGATCGCGCACGAGATCGAGGCGACGTCGTCGGAAGCCGGCGAGATGATCGTGCGCGGACGCGCCGCTCACGCCCTGCTCGGTGAGGGCTACCAGGACGGTGTCGTCGATCCCCTCCGTGCCGCCAAGCTCCTGGGTGTCGCGACGAATCGGAACGCCACGGTGATCGCCGCGCTCGCGGCGAAGTGGTGCTGA
- the recQ gene encoding DNA helicase RecQ: MASLPHDDPYADLVWDPDELAPPPEFDEPPFAPDSGVSPAAEPVAAAFAGTPRHAFTGADPAVVLKQVFGYDEFRGDQREIVQHVIGGGDAVVLMPTGGGKSVTYQVPALVRPGTGLVISPLIALMHDQVDALLANGVRAAYLNSTQSPTERASVEQAYLTGELDVLYVAPERLSGAATTKLLQRGQLSVIAIDEAHCVSQWGHDFRPDYLALGDLDERFPGVPRMALTATATRETHRELTQRLRLPDARHFVASFDRPNIQYRIEAKVDPRRQLVAFIKAQPEGSAGIVYALSRKTVEQTAEFLSGQGIDALPYHAGLPSDVRAANQSRFLRDDGVVMVATIAFGTGIDKPDVRFVGHIDLPKSVEGYYQETGRAGRDGLPSVAWMAYGLGDVVQQRRLIDQSPGDRAFKMRLGQHLDAMLALCETVGCRRQNLLGYFGEPSQPCGNCDTCIEAPDTWDGLVPAQKLLSTIVRLQRERGQAFGAGHLIDILRGASTDRIRQQGHDKLSTYGLGADLSDQDWRSVIRQLLARGILVAQGEYGTLALGEPGADVLRGEAAVPLRRDVLGRGAGPARLRKSSAPEQVGEGDRDLFEALRAWRAGVSRELGVPAYIVFGDATLRALAEKRPTSLADLDGVTGIGAKKREAYGEAVLEVVAAAS; the protein is encoded by the coding sequence ATGGCCTCCCTCCCGCACGACGACCCGTACGCGGACCTCGTGTGGGACCCCGACGAGCTGGCCCCGCCGCCCGAGTTCGATGAGCCACCGTTCGCCCCCGATTCCGGGGTGTCTCCGGCGGCGGAACCCGTCGCGGCCGCCTTCGCAGGCACACCGCGCCATGCCTTCACGGGGGCGGATCCCGCTGTCGTGCTCAAGCAGGTCTTCGGATACGACGAGTTCCGGGGCGACCAGAGGGAGATCGTCCAGCACGTCATCGGGGGCGGCGACGCCGTCGTGCTCATGCCGACGGGTGGCGGCAAGAGCGTCACGTACCAGGTGCCGGCGCTCGTGCGACCGGGAACAGGGCTCGTCATCAGCCCGCTCATCGCCCTCATGCACGACCAGGTCGACGCGCTCCTCGCGAACGGCGTGCGGGCGGCGTATCTCAACTCGACGCAGTCGCCGACCGAGCGCGCATCGGTCGAGCAGGCGTATCTGACGGGTGAGCTCGACGTTCTCTACGTCGCCCCCGAGCGTCTGTCGGGGGCCGCCACGACGAAGCTCCTGCAACGAGGGCAGCTGAGTGTCATCGCCATCGACGAGGCGCACTGTGTGTCGCAGTGGGGGCACGACTTCCGTCCCGACTACCTCGCCCTCGGCGATCTCGACGAGCGGTTCCCGGGCGTTCCGCGCATGGCACTGACCGCGACGGCGACGCGAGAGACGCATCGCGAACTCACGCAGCGTCTGCGGCTTCCCGATGCCCGGCACTTCGTCGCGAGCTTCGACCGTCCGAACATCCAGTACCGCATCGAAGCCAAGGTCGACCCGCGGCGACAGCTCGTCGCGTTCATCAAGGCGCAGCCCGAGGGCTCCGCCGGGATCGTCTACGCACTCAGCCGCAAGACGGTCGAGCAGACGGCGGAGTTCCTGTCCGGGCAGGGGATCGACGCGTTGCCGTATCACGCGGGCCTTCCGTCCGATGTGCGGGCGGCGAACCAGTCGAGGTTCCTGCGCGACGACGGCGTCGTGATGGTCGCGACGATCGCCTTCGGCACGGGGATCGACAAGCCCGACGTGCGGTTCGTCGGGCACATCGATTTGCCGAAATCGGTCGAGGGGTACTACCAGGAGACCGGCCGCGCGGGCCGCGATGGACTGCCGTCCGTCGCGTGGATGGCATATGGACTCGGCGATGTCGTCCAGCAGCGCAGGCTGATCGACCAGAGTCCCGGTGATCGCGCCTTCAAGATGCGGCTGGGGCAGCATCTCGACGCGATGCTCGCGCTGTGTGAGACCGTGGGATGCCGCAGGCAGAACCTTCTCGGATACTTCGGCGAACCGTCGCAGCCGTGCGGCAACTGCGACACGTGCATCGAAGCACCCGACACGTGGGACGGTCTCGTTCCCGCGCAGAAGCTGCTCTCGACCATCGTCCGGCTCCAGCGCGAGCGGGGTCAGGCTTTCGGCGCGGGGCACCTCATCGACATCCTCCGCGGCGCGAGCACCGACCGCATCCGCCAGCAGGGGCACGACAAGCTCTCGACCTATGGCCTCGGGGCCGACCTCTCCGATCAGGATTGGCGCAGTGTCATCCGTCAGCTTCTCGCGCGGGGCATCCTCGTGGCGCAGGGCGAGTACGGCACGCTCGCGTTGGGCGAGCCGGGCGCCGACGTTCTGCGCGGTGAGGCCGCAGTTCCGCTGCGGCGCGATGTGCTCGGTCGTGGCGCCGGGCCGGCACGGCTGCGCAAGTCCTCCGCGCCCGAGCAGGTCGGCGAAGGCGACCGCGACCTCTTCGAGGCGCTCCGCGCGTGGCGTGCGGGGGTGTCGCGTGAGCTCGGCGTCCCGGCGTACATCGTGTTCGGCGACGCGACGCTCCGTGCGCTCGCCGAGAAGCGTCCGACATCCCTCGCCGACCTCGACGGCGTGACCGGCATCGGTGCCAAGAAGCGCGAGGCCTACGGCGAAGCTGTGCTCGAGGTCGTCGCCGCGGCATCCTGA
- a CDS encoding acyl-CoA dehydrogenase encodes MADAAVRPKKPATNKRTPAGGAPTAAHSAAETADARIDVDAVTDLLLGTWADTRREAREMIKDPAFWRVDGMPMAEHRERVLSQLHLLVQHGGSQRAFPKEYGGLDDNGANLAGFMELVLADPSLQIKSGVQWGLFGSAVYQLGTEKHHAEWLPGIIDLTIPGAFAMTETGHGSDVAAIGTTATYDPETEEFVIHTPFRGAWKDYLGNAALHGKAATVFAQLITGGVNYGVHCFFVPLRDDEGNFLPGIGGEDDGVKGGLNGIDNGRLHFDQVRVPRFNLLDRYGQVAADGSYTSDIDSPGRRFFTMLGALVQGRVSLDGAATTGTALALYIALTYANQRRQFDSGAGTDEIVLLDYGKHQRRLLPLLAQNYAQFFSNDELLKKFDDVFSGRGDTPEAREDLETLAAALKPLSTWNALSTIQEAREACGGSGFLAENRMVGLHQDLDVYVTFEGDNNVLLQLVGKRLLSDYAKQFKGKDAAALARYAVGHTAGKVFHGAGLRQLGQAVTDLGSTARSVELGLRADQQQELLTERVQQMVADVAGALRPASKLSPGEAAKVFNLHQAELIEAARAHGELLQWEAFTDGLDRVEDAGTRQVLTWLRDLFGLHLIEKHLAWYLIHGRLSTQRAAAVSRYIDRLTARLRPHAQDLVDAYGFAPEHVRAPIASGAEQARQDEARDYYAALHASGDAPVSEKSLKKR; translated from the coding sequence ATGGCCGACGCCGCAGTCCGTCCGAAGAAGCCAGCTACGAACAAGCGCACGCCGGCGGGTGGCGCGCCCACTGCCGCGCACAGCGCCGCCGAGACGGCCGATGCGCGGATCGACGTCGACGCCGTCACCGACCTGCTGCTCGGCACCTGGGCCGATACGCGTCGTGAGGCTCGCGAGATGATCAAGGACCCCGCGTTCTGGCGCGTCGACGGGATGCCGATGGCCGAGCATCGCGAGCGTGTCCTGTCGCAGCTGCACCTCCTCGTGCAGCACGGCGGATCGCAGCGGGCCTTCCCCAAGGAGTACGGCGGGCTCGATGACAACGGCGCCAACCTCGCGGGCTTCATGGAGCTCGTGCTGGCCGACCCGAGCCTCCAGATCAAGTCGGGAGTCCAGTGGGGGCTGTTCGGCTCGGCCGTCTACCAGCTCGGTACCGAGAAGCACCACGCCGAGTGGCTTCCCGGGATCATCGACCTGACCATTCCCGGCGCCTTCGCGATGACCGAGACGGGGCACGGATCCGATGTCGCGGCCATCGGCACGACGGCGACCTACGATCCCGAGACCGAGGAGTTCGTCATCCACACGCCCTTCCGCGGTGCGTGGAAGGACTACCTCGGGAACGCGGCGCTGCACGGCAAAGCCGCGACGGTGTTCGCGCAGCTCATCACCGGCGGCGTCAACTACGGCGTCCACTGCTTCTTCGTTCCGCTCCGCGATGACGAGGGCAACTTCCTCCCCGGCATCGGCGGGGAGGACGACGGCGTCAAGGGCGGCTTGAACGGCATCGACAACGGCCGGCTGCACTTCGACCAGGTGCGCGTGCCGCGGTTCAACCTCCTCGACCGCTATGGTCAGGTCGCCGCCGACGGCAGTTACACGAGCGACATCGACAGCCCGGGTCGCCGCTTCTTCACGATGCTCGGTGCGCTCGTCCAGGGCCGGGTCTCGCTCGACGGTGCCGCCACGACGGGGACCGCGCTCGCGCTCTACATCGCCCTCACCTACGCGAACCAGCGTCGTCAGTTCGATTCGGGAGCCGGCACCGACGAGATCGTGCTGCTCGACTACGGCAAGCACCAGCGCCGGCTTCTTCCCCTCCTCGCGCAGAACTATGCGCAGTTCTTCTCCAACGACGAGCTCCTCAAGAAGTTCGACGACGTCTTCAGCGGTCGTGGCGACACTCCGGAAGCCCGCGAAGACCTCGAGACGCTCGCGGCGGCGCTCAAGCCTCTCTCGACGTGGAACGCGCTGAGCACGATCCAGGAGGCGCGCGAGGCGTGCGGCGGCTCCGGCTTCCTCGCCGAGAACCGCATGGTGGGCCTCCATCAGGACCTCGACGTCTACGTCACGTTCGAGGGCGACAACAACGTGCTCCTGCAGCTCGTGGGCAAGCGTCTCCTGTCCGACTACGCGAAGCAGTTCAAGGGCAAGGATGCCGCGGCCCTCGCGCGCTACGCCGTCGGCCACACCGCGGGCAAGGTCTTCCACGGCGCCGGTCTGCGCCAGCTCGGCCAGGCCGTCACCGATCTGGGCTCGACCGCCCGCTCGGTCGAACTCGGACTCCGCGCCGACCAGCAGCAGGAGCTCCTAACGGAGCGCGTGCAGCAGATGGTCGCCGATGTCGCGGGAGCGCTGCGCCCGGCATCCAAGCTCTCGCCCGGCGAAGCGGCGAAGGTTTTCAACCTGCATCAGGCGGAGCTCATCGAAGCGGCGAGGGCGCACGGCGAACTGCTCCAGTGGGAGGCCTTCACCGACGGGCTGGACCGCGTCGAGGACGCGGGTACGCGGCAGGTGCTCACGTGGCTCCGCGACCTCTTCGGGTTGCACCTCATCGAGAAGCACCTCGCGTGGTACCTCATCCACGGCCGTCTGTCGACGCAGCGTGCGGCGGCGGTCTCGCGCTACATCGACCGGCTCACCGCGCGGCTTCGCCCGCACGCACAGGACCTCGTCGATGCGTACGGATTCGCTCCCGAGCACGTGCGCGCACCGATCGCTTCGGGTGCCGAGCAGGCCCGCCAGGACGAGGCGCGCGACTATTACGCAGCGCTGCACGCCTCGGGCGACGCCCCGGTGTCGGAGAAGTCTCTCAAGAAGCGCTGA
- a CDS encoding DUF4166 domain-containing protein: MRPSTSVYERVLGPRFGDLDPRLTDYFGALPPGTEGVGHGTFAAAGLRRRGLWPVFAVLARLHILFPEYERDVAFTVVNTGDAQGALRGIRSFHLRDRTRTMQDMMAARGDRIVDRIGRGGLLEATFRLDVEDGGLRMTSEHLALRIGRLRFPLPRFATVTVDEAWRDSRQHVDVRVRMPLLGDVFAYAGSFTYATRATRTTPH, encoded by the coding sequence ATGCGTCCTTCGACCTCGGTCTACGAGCGGGTGCTCGGCCCGAGGTTCGGCGATCTCGATCCCCGCCTGACGGACTATTTCGGCGCCCTGCCGCCCGGCACCGAGGGCGTGGGCCACGGCACCTTCGCGGCCGCGGGCCTCCGACGCCGTGGGCTCTGGCCGGTCTTCGCTGTCTTGGCGCGCCTGCACATCCTGTTCCCGGAGTACGAGCGTGATGTCGCCTTCACCGTCGTGAACACCGGCGATGCGCAGGGGGCTCTGCGCGGCATCCGGTCCTTCCATCTCCGCGACCGGACGCGCACGATGCAGGACATGATGGCGGCACGGGGCGATCGCATCGTCGACCGCATCGGACGCGGCGGCCTGCTCGAGGCGACGTTCCGCCTCGACGTGGAAGACGGCGGACTGAGGATGACGTCTGAGCACCTCGCCCTCCGCATCGGGCGTCTGCGGTTTCCTCTCCCCCGCTTCGCGACCGTCACGGTCGACGAGGCGTGGCGGGACTCCCGACAGCACGTCGACGTGCGGGTGCGGATGCCCCTCCTCGGCGACGTCTTCGCCTACGCCGGCTCGTTCACCTACGCGACCCGGGCTACCCGCACCACCCCGCACTGA
- a CDS encoding epimerase yields the protein MAGKRRAVIAGASGFIGRHLVEAFTEDGYEVTTIGRRGKATWSDPASIARAVDGAEVLVNLAGKSVNCRYNDANRNEVYRSRIATTAALRTAVAAAEHPPAVWFNASTATIYRHEMDEPHTEADGVLGTGFSVDVARNWEREFFAGDLPGTRRVALRMAIVLGDGPATNLLALLARTGLGGPHLDGWWPQHRRYRGIGPTPTGDGRAPHYDTRGRQRFSWIHVDDVVGAVRFLRERNDIAGVVNLASPHPSDNRTLMRTLRRIVGAPFGLPIRRWMLEPAMWVVRTEPELVLKSRWVVPGVLTASGYRFAHPRLDDALRLAVSPRQRVGART from the coding sequence ATGGCCGGGAAACGACGCGCCGTCATCGCGGGAGCGTCCGGATTCATCGGGCGTCACCTCGTCGAGGCCTTCACCGAGGACGGGTACGAGGTCACGACGATCGGCAGGCGCGGGAAGGCGACCTGGTCGGATCCCGCATCGATCGCGCGCGCCGTCGACGGTGCCGAGGTCCTCGTCAACCTCGCAGGCAAGTCCGTCAACTGCCGCTACAACGACGCCAACCGCAACGAGGTGTACCGCTCGCGGATCGCGACGACCGCTGCGCTGCGGACAGCCGTCGCGGCAGCCGAGCATCCGCCCGCTGTCTGGTTCAACGCGTCGACGGCGACCATCTACCGGCATGAGATGGACGAACCGCACACGGAGGCGGACGGTGTGCTCGGCACGGGCTTCTCCGTCGATGTCGCCCGCAACTGGGAGCGGGAGTTCTTCGCCGGTGACCTCCCTGGAACCCGCCGCGTCGCGCTCCGGATGGCCATCGTCCTCGGAGACGGCCCCGCGACGAATCTGCTCGCGCTCCTCGCGCGTACCGGGCTCGGCGGCCCGCACCTCGACGGATGGTGGCCGCAGCACCGCCGCTATCGCGGCATCGGCCCGACGCCGACGGGGGACGGTCGTGCGCCCCACTACGACACGCGCGGGCGCCAGCGGTTCAGCTGGATCCACGTCGACGATGTCGTGGGGGCAGTCAGGTTCCTCCGCGAGAGGAACGACATCGCCGGCGTCGTCAACCTCGCGAGCCCCCACCCCTCCGACAACCGGACCCTCATGAGGACGCTGCGCCGCATCGTGGGCGCCCCGTTCGGACTTCCCATCCGGCGCTGGATGCTGGAGCCCGCGATGTGGGTCGTCCGCACCGAACCCGAGCTCGTGCTGAAGAGCCGCTGGGTCGTGCCCGGTGTCTTGACGGCGTCGGGATACCGTTTCGCGCACCCCCGCCTCGACGACGCTCTGCGGCTGGCCGTCTCGCCGCGACAGCGTGTCGGAGCCCGCACCTAG
- a CDS encoding DNA-3-methyladenine glycosylase I, with the protein MNHDVRIGPDEIARCAWVGDDAEYQRYHDEEWGRPLHGDQKLFEKMALEGFQAGLSWITILRKRPRFREVFEGFDPRVVAEFSDDDVERLMTDAGIIRNRAKIQATISNARIVRDLAPGELDAFMWSFAPPSRPRPTSFAEVPATTAESDAMSKALRARGFRFVGSTTMYALMQSAGMVDDHVEGCWRAS; encoded by the coding sequence GTGAATCACGACGTACGGATCGGTCCCGACGAGATCGCGCGGTGCGCGTGGGTCGGAGACGATGCCGAGTACCAGCGCTACCACGACGAGGAGTGGGGCCGTCCGCTCCACGGCGATCAGAAGCTCTTCGAGAAGATGGCGCTCGAGGGATTCCAGGCAGGTCTGTCGTGGATCACGATCCTGCGCAAGCGCCCGCGCTTCCGAGAGGTCTTCGAAGGCTTCGATCCCCGGGTCGTCGCCGAGTTCTCCGATGACGACGTGGAACGACTCATGACGGATGCCGGGATCATCCGCAACCGCGCGAAGATCCAGGCCACGATCTCCAACGCCCGCATCGTCCGCGACCTCGCGCCGGGAGAGCTCGATGCCTTCATGTGGTCGTTCGCACCTCCTTCTCGACCGCGGCCCACCTCGTTCGCCGAGGTGCCGGCGACGACGGCGGAGTCCGATGCCATGAGCAAGGCGCTGCGCGCCCGTGGCTTCCGCTTCGTCGGCTCGACGACGATGTACGCGCTCATGCAGTCGGCAGGCATGGTGGACGACCACGTCGAGGGCTGCTGGCGCGCGAGCTGA
- a CDS encoding YqjF family protein yields the protein MPFDRDAPALPGRAVISQTWSSAIFLHWRVDAARVAPLLPPGVRPDIFDGSAWIGLVPFELSRFRFLPLPAVPLVGTFNEINVRTYGIDAEGRRGVVFLTLEAEHLIPVLAARVIFGLPYRWAAIGRRIDRAASAIEYRSRRRDLDGRAAGPGTRIRVAVGDEPVDTELSRFLTARWGFHERHLGRTTWAANEHEPWPLVAGDLLGLDDGLLTDRGFADLARRSPDSILAMPLGHPGFTTRFARPRRA from the coding sequence ATGCCCTTCGACCGCGATGCCCCCGCGCTGCCCGGGCGCGCCGTCATCTCCCAGACGTGGAGTTCGGCGATCTTCCTGCATTGGCGAGTGGATGCCGCGCGGGTTGCGCCGCTGCTGCCTCCGGGCGTTCGCCCTGACATCTTCGACGGCTCCGCGTGGATCGGCCTCGTGCCTTTCGAGCTATCGCGGTTCCGGTTCCTGCCGCTCCCGGCGGTGCCGCTCGTCGGAACGTTCAACGAGATCAATGTCCGCACCTACGGCATCGACGCCGAGGGTCGGCGCGGAGTCGTCTTCCTGACCCTCGAAGCGGAGCATCTCATCCCGGTGCTCGCCGCACGTGTGATCTTCGGCCTGCCCTACCGGTGGGCCGCGATCGGACGCAGGATCGATCGCGCCGCCAGCGCGATCGAGTACCGCTCGCGCCGCCGAGACCTCGACGGCCGCGCAGCCGGGCCGGGCACGCGCATCCGTGTCGCGGTCGGCGACGAACCTGTCGACACCGAACTCTCGCGCTTCCTCACGGCGCGCTGGGGCTTCCACGAACGACACCTCGGGCGCACCACCTGGGCCGCCAACGAACACGAGCCCTGGCCTCTCGTCGCAGGCGATCTCCTCGGTCTCGACGACGGACTCCTGACCGACCGGGGCTTCGCCGACCTCGCCCGGCGCAGCCCCGACTCCATCCTCGCCATGCCGCTCGGGCATCCCGGTTTCACGACCCGGTTCGCACGCCCCCGTCGGGCTTAG
- the arfB gene encoding alternative ribosome rescue aminoacyl-tRNA hydrolase ArfB has translation MPAPHRPGLQVDARLTIPESELSWRFSRSSGPGGQGVNTADSRVELVWDAAGSAALSSHQRERLLERLRTRLVDGVLTIVASEHRAQLRNRDAARARLAAIVADALRPPAPTRRPTKPTRGSKERRLTAKKHRTDVKRMRRPPQD, from the coding sequence ATGCCCGCACCCCACCGACCCGGCCTCCAGGTCGATGCGCGCCTCACGATCCCCGAGTCCGAGCTGTCGTGGCGGTTTTCGCGCTCCTCCGGACCTGGCGGGCAGGGCGTCAACACCGCTGACTCGCGGGTCGAACTCGTCTGGGATGCCGCGGGCTCGGCCGCCCTCTCCTCGCACCAGCGCGAACGGCTCCTCGAGCGCCTGCGCACTCGCCTCGTCGATGGCGTCCTCACCATCGTGGCATCCGAGCACCGCGCACAGCTGCGGAACCGCGACGCCGCCCGGGCCCGATTGGCCGCCATCGTGGCGGACGCCCTTCGGCCGCCAGCCCCGACTCGCCGCCCGACGAAGCCGACGCGCGGCTCGAAGGAACGACGTCTGACAGCGAAGAAGCACCGCACCGACGTCAAGCGGATGCGACGTCCGCCCCAGGACTGA
- a CDS encoding CopG family transcriptional regulator, whose product MRTTLTIDDDVLAAAKQFADARGITLGDAISQLARATLTERRRFGTRNGIVLLPAPPTAGNASLDEVNALRDDPS is encoded by the coding sequence ATGCGTACGACTCTGACGATCGACGACGACGTCCTCGCAGCGGCGAAGCAGTTCGCGGATGCCCGGGGCATCACCCTCGGCGACGCCATCTCGCAGCTCGCCCGCGCGACGCTCACCGAGCGGCGCCGGTTCGGGACGCGGAACGGCATCGTCCTCCTCCCCGCTCCGCCGACCGCGGGGAACGCGTCGCTGGACGAGGTCAATGCGCTGCGGGACGACCCCTCGTGA